One window from the genome of Cydia fagiglandana chromosome 21, ilCydFagi1.1, whole genome shotgun sequence encodes:
- the LOC134675099 gene encoding uncharacterized protein LOC134675099 produces the protein MYRLFLVTLALGTTYGALLDGDIDLADGVKLVSIPVSNSLEDEGRGFGDSPLFRVAKFLQGHELRVKLPNLVEKDKISKIVEESLRTVDETYRNSAGTGRGKGGGGGSIALLGLMMAKTLGAVGLGGVALLTMKALAASALALMLSAIVGVKKLASHDDHEDHQVIYAGHHGHHRRKREAPLPYRGWAKH, from the exons ATGTATCGATTGTTCTTAGTTACTCTGGCCCTTGGGACCACCTATGGGGCATTGTTGGACGGTGACATAGATTTAGCTGATGGTGTTAAGTTAGTTAGTATACCAGTGTCGAACAGTTTGGAAGATGAAGGTCGGGGGTTTGGTGATTCGCCGTTGTTTCGCGTGGCGAAGTTCTTGCAAGGGCATGAGTTGAGAGTGAAGTTGCCTAATTTGGTTGAGAAGGACAAGATTAGCAAGATCGTTGAGGAGTCTCTGAGGACTGTTGATGAGACGTACAGGAATAGTGCAG GAACTGGGCGAGGAAAAGGCGGCGGCGGTGGTTCGATCGCGCTCCTTGGCCTGATGATGGCCAAGACTCTTGGCGCGGTGGGCCTTGGTGGTGTGGCTCTTTTGACTATGAAG GCCCTAGCCGCCTCAGCGCTGGCCCTAATGCTCTCAGCCATCGTTGGAGTCAAGAAACTGGCTTCTCACGACGACCACGAAGATCACCAAGTCATCTACGCCGGGCACCACGGGCACCACAGGAGAAAACGAGAGGCCCCTCTGCCTTACAGAGGATGGGCGAAGCattga